The nucleotide window TTCATCTCGGCGATCCGGGATGCGATCTCCTCGGGCGTCCGCTCTGCGAGAAGCGACTGTGCGTGCTCGGTGACGATGGCCGTCTCCGACCGGCGGTAGCGTGTGGTCTGACCGTCTTGGGTAGTCGTGACGTCACCGGCGTCCACGAGCGTCCGCAGGTGCTTTCGCGCCGTGGTCGGCGACACGCGGGCCCGTTCGGCGAGCTGTGCCGTGGATTCGGGATCGTACGTCTGGCGGACGATCTCGTACACACGTTCGAACGGCGTCGTCTCCTCGACCCACTCCTCGACCACGCGGTCGTTTACGTCGTAGCGGTCGGTGCCGCCGTCCGACCGGCCGCGCCGGGAGTGTGGTGTGTCCTTGGTCATGGTACGCTGACCTACGGCTGGTCAGTATAATAATGTACGGAACAGTATATTGGTTTAGAAGGTTGTGTTCGATTGAACTGTCACCGAACGTGATGGCCGGGTAGCTACCTCCTTTGCTCCGGCCCGCCCCGCTCGCCGCTTCCGCCCGGCGCGTCGCTCGTCACCGACCAGTCCGGGCGTGCGGCTCGCTCCTGCGTCGCTCGCCGTTCCGGGCGTCTGGTTTGACGCCAGCGGGTACGCGTGTCGGTTTCTGCGCTCCGGTCGGTGCTCGAAACGCGAGCACGCCTACTCCGCTGGTCGCTCGCGCCGGGCGGGTCGCCGCGCGATGCTGGTTGTATTGTTCTTCCTGAGGCGCGCGCCGCTCGCGCCCCAGGGGGCGCTCGCGAAGGCGCGAGCGGCGCGCGCTGAAGTCGTCGGTCGGTGAGAGAGCCACGGCTGGAGAGTCGTGGTGGTCGGGAAAAGGCGCCGAGTGAGCGCCTTCAGGCACTGCAATGAGTTCTAGAGCAATTATCGGCCAAGAAGCTTCGGATGAATCGAAATCGAACGAACGGATTGACGAGCGGAACGTCGGGTGGCAGCCGACGTGTCCCGAGTGTGCGGGTCGTGTGGTATCGGAGGCAGTCGAAGCGGTGTGCACCGAGTGTGGTCTGGTCGTGTCGGTCGATAATCTGGAGCGTGAGCCGGGACTGAAGGCGCGTGGGCCGGATACGGCTGATCGGACGGGCGAGTGGGCGATCGAACCCACGACGGACCTGCGGGTCGACAAGGGCCTGCACACGACGTTCTTCCTTCAGACGGACGGGAAGGGCAACAAGCTGAATTCCGAACGGATGGACAAGATGGAGCGGCTGCGGCGTCATCACAAGCGGTTCACCATGCCGTCGAAGCGGGACAAGCGCCTGAACGAGGGCTTTCGGGATATCGGGATGCTCGGGGCGAATCTGGCGCTCCCGAGGTACGTCCAGACGGACGCGTCACGGATGCTCAAGGCGGCGAAGCGTGCACGATTACCGGGCGGGCGGATGGCCTGGGAGTCGCTGGCGGCCGGAGCAGTATTGCTGGCGATGCGGCAGGCTGGCATCGAACGCGAGCCGGCGGACGTAGCGCGATACGCGAAGACGGACGAGGAGCGGGCGTGTGCGGCCGCGCGGAAGATTCGAATGCAGACCGAGGTGGAGGCACCACCGGTGCGTGAGCGAGTGGTCGACCGGATCATCGGCGAGTTAGGAACGGTCGGCGTGGACGTGGCGACCGGGCTGGAGCTGCGGCGCCTCGCAGTGCGGTTGCTGGAAATAGCCGATGCGGTGCCAGTCGGGCCAGGGACGACGCGGATGACGGTGGCCGGTGCCGCAGTGTATTCGGCGGATCGGTTGACGGATGGAAAGACGGTAAAGCAAGCGGAGGTCGTGGACGCGGTGGAGACGGTCC belongs to Halorarum halophilum and includes:
- a CDS encoding transcription initiation factor IIB, which encodes MVSEAVEAVCTECGLVVSVDNLEREPGLKARGPDTADRTGEWAIEPTTDLRVDKGLHTTFFLQTDGKGNKLNSERMDKMERLRRHHKRFTMPSKRDKRLNEGFRDIGMLGANLALPRYVQTDASRMLKAAKRARLPGGRMAWESLAAGAVLLAMRQAGIEREPADVARYAKTDEERACAAARKIRMQTEVEAPPVRERVVDRIIGELGTVGVDVATGLELRRLAVRLLEIADAVPVGPGTTRMTVAGAAVYSADRLTDGKTVKQAEVVDAVETVLPTSQSKIASYSQALYDEVGRRPQLSDATGGLVGPA
- a CDS encoding winged helix-turn-helix domain-containing protein yields the protein MTKDTPHSRRGRSDGGTDRYDVNDRVVEEWVEETTPFERVYEIVRQTYDPESTAQLAERARVSPTTARKHLRTLVDAGDVTTTQDGQTTRYRRSETAIVTEHAQSLLAERTPEEIASRIAEMKAALQEWREEYGVESPEEFARELDVADADSDHGTVLTEWQTTRRNVALAQAALAIGEATRSGHLTGSDTDEDGTDGASIVG